In Rhododendron vialii isolate Sample 1 chromosome 9a, ASM3025357v1, the following are encoded in one genomic region:
- the LOC131300627 gene encoding trimethyltridecatetraene synthase-like: MEAPSWAVLALTWLASIALFHYLTTTLGHRLRRHKLKYPPGPRPWPIIGNLNLVGSVPHLSFHSLSRKYGDIMQLRFGSFPVVVVSSPEMAKEVLQTHGETFASRPATAAGKYTAYNYSDMLWAPYGPHWRLARRLYLNELFSPKRMDSYEYIRVEERRALISRLSALSGKGTVIRAELTRFALTNVSRMALGEKYFSESESGRSSSSVKLEELREMVDEWFLLNGVFNIGDWIPWLAFLDLQGYVKRMKALYKKFDRFHDHVIADHKAKRDADKDNFVAKDMVDVVLQLADDPNLEVELNSDGIKGLLQDPILGGTDTSTMTVEWAISELLKQPRLLQKATEELDRVVGRDRWVEEDDIQNLPYICAIAKETMRFHPVATLLAPHLSIEHCKIAGYDIPKGTTVFVNAWGIGRDPRYWEEPEKFLPERFFGKDIDVTGHHFELLPFGSGRRMCPAYRLGLMLIQSTLANLVHGFKWGLPDNVKPEDVDMEEEYTLTTHRKNPIVAVVEPRLSAHLYV, from the exons ATGGAGGCACCTTCTTGGGCTGTTCTAGCCTTAACATGGCTAGCTTCAATCGCCCTTTTCCATTACCTCACCACCACCCTCGGCCACCGTCTCCGCCGCCACAAACTGAAGTACCCGCCGGGCCCCAGACCGTGGCCGATCATCGGCAACTTAAACTTGGTTGGTTCAGTCCCTCACCTATCCTTCCACAGCTTATCCCGAAAATACGGCGACATAATGCAACTCAGGTTCGGCTCCTTCCCCGTCGTGGTCGTCTCCTCTCCCGAAATGGCGAAGGAAGTCTTGCAAACACACGGCGAGACCTTCGCTTCGCGGCCCGCTACTGCAGCCGGCAAGTACACTGCCTACAACTACTCCGACATGCTGTGGGCCCCTTACGGCCCCCACTGGCGTCTTGCTAGGAGGCTCTACCTCAACGAGCTTTTCAGCCCGAAGCGAATGGActcttacgagtacatccgcgTGGAGGAAAGGCGCGCTCTGATATCGCGCCTCTCCGCCCTCTCGGGAAAGGGGACCGTAATCAGGGCAGAACTGACCCGCTTCGCGCTAACGAATGTGAGCCGGATGGCGTTGGGAGAAAAGTACTTCAGCGAATCGGAATCGGGCCGGTCTTCTTCAAGTGTGAAGCTGGAAGAACTCAGGGAGATGGTGGACGAATGGTTTCTACTTAATGGGGTGTTCAATATCGGGGATTGGATTCCATGGCTTGCTTTCTTGGATTTGCAGGGTTATGTGAAGAGGATGAAGGCTTTGTATAAGAAATTCGACAGGTTTCATGATCATGTGATAGCTGATCATAAGGCCAAGAGGGACGCTGATAAGGATAATTTTGTGGCTAAGGATATGGTGGATGTTGTTTTGCAACTAGCTGATGATCCAAATCTTGAAGTTGAGCTAAATAGTGATGGTATCAAGGGCTTATTACAg GACCCAATACTTGGCGGAACCGATACATCAACAATGACAGTGGAATGGGCAATATCCGAGCTCCTAAAACAACCACGACTCCTCCAAAAAGCAACTGAAGAGCTGGACAGAGTCGTTGGAAGAGACAGGTGGGTGGAAGAGGATGACATCCAAAACCTTCCTTACATTTGTGCAATAGCAAAGGAGACTATGAGGTTTCACCCGGTTGCTACGCTCCTTGCACCCCACTTATCCATCGAACATTGCAAAATTGCCGGCTACGACATCCCTAAAGGAACAACTGTGTTTGTAAATGCATGGGGTATAGGCAGAGATCCTAGATATTGGGAGGAACCGGAAAAGTTCCTACCAGAGCGGTTTTTCGGGAAAGATATCGACGTGACGGGGCACCATTTCGAGCTATTGCCTTTTGGTTCAGGCCGAAGGATGTGCCCTGCCTACCGTCTTGGACTAATGTTGATCCAGTCGACCTTGGCTAATTTGGTACACGGATTCAAATGGGGATTACCTGATAATGTGAAGCCCGAAGATGTAGACATGGAGGAAGAATATACACTGACTACGCATCGGAAGAACCCAATTGTTGCTGTCGTTGAGCCTCGACTTTCTGCTCACCTCTACGTTTAA
- the LOC131299519 gene encoding probable F-box protein At1g65740, which produces MGQWSELPEQFLEAIDERVVLYVDKVRLRSVCASWHSTLPKLPHQKFHQSPCLLLPSRNNSVRTCGLFSPLDKKFYHLELPELAEGRLFIGSSHGWVVTCEDSSSLRLFNPLTRAHLKLPPTSCFPDIEKYYSSDSGYEYALRDYLGHAYTLSARHVRDHFMHKIILSTSPANDCWDYFP; this is translated from the coding sequence ATGGGTCAATGGTCTGAGCTTCCGGAGCAATTTTTGGAGGCCATAGATGAGCGCGTCGTTCTTTATGTTGATAAAGTTCGACTCCGTTCTGTTTGTGCGTCGTGGCACTCAACTTTGCCGAAGCTGCCTCACCAAAAATTCCACCAATCTCCATGCCTACTGCTTCCATCTCGTAATAATAGTGTCAGGACTTGTGGATTGTTCAGCCCACTTGATAAGAAGTTTTATCACTTGGAGTTGCCTGAGCTAGCTGAAGGCAGGTTGTTCATAGGATCCTCCCATGGTTGGGTGGTTACTTGTGAGGACAGTTCCTCATTACGGCTCTTTAATCCACTCACAAGGGCTCATCTAAAACTTCCACCAACGTCTTGTTTTCCCGATATCGAAAAATATTATTCTAGTGATTCGGGTTACGAGTATGCTCTGCGGGATTATTTGGGCCATGCATATACGTTAAGTGCAAGGCATGTGCGAGACCATTTTATGCATAAGATTATCCTATCGACAAGTCCCGCCAACGATTGTTGGGATTATTTTCCCTAA